A single Gambusia affinis linkage group LG20, SWU_Gaff_1.0, whole genome shotgun sequence DNA region contains:
- the mki67 gene encoding proliferation marker protein Ki-67 isoform X1 encodes MPLHGKIVVIKRSGGDGTEFPLTASCLFGRKAECDIRIQLPQVSKEHCRIDLNENKEIILTNLSSANPTRVNGEALSQSERLKHGDVITIVDRSFRFEYAPTQTPKKRTSSGAKSETLKVLRDQQVAHSVVAADAGEKRIPEVSTDPHLKDGANYNNIQRSLEKTLELESQEDEKNSPFSDLYQMIKKSLDVKTPRKSSASVVQTPSSKFCTPRPGSVAKKSEKGVVFTPKKEEDSKGKTPECVKKRGKSFQVPSAEGPGPRVEEAGKSEGTSQQRRISTPQKFTASEVIKQITASESKSPVRRRSKECTPSKSGVSMEQEEQAGKSPKLENPPKRSPKNSGSAEKAKMSKKRKSEELGKDLPKPNLKRKRVSFGGHLSPELFDKRLPPDSPLRKGASPRRSLSLYRPKLSLLRRASVIGLLKEQRTPSPKFRKSASPKTPTGKESPKSRSTSPAEKSPRSKSASPKATPGKKSPKAASPAQKTPKSRSASPKAASPAQKTPKSRSASPKAASPVEKTPKSRSASPKAASPVEKTPKSRSASPKAASPAQKTPKSRSASPKAASPAQKTPKSRSASPKALTSATPVKTSLNSGIQTSSIQGRFSVSRIRTPSPTTAVAQQMPLLAGTPNIPLRRKSMKSASRRTSGVTRSAVKVFLRQSGISRASMKAQSSWANIVKFGQTKTTAVAPTEKKIIQKPVKKVVSKPQTPARKLKGHTSTGHADSPATILVGRAHKRIIVHPTGAAPKVVMNPALFKKDMKMDEDLTGLSEMFKTPVNEKRRRSLVSESSAKKTPIATSSMVEPSVLNTPEEPDEMMVSPLSVASTVKSQRYNSEAIQRLLSGDEEASFVCDAPASDVCSDSKHTDPKAGSLKTPKQKPELPACLTGVKRIMKTPRQKAEPIEDLRGKLLKTPKQKPVQQECLTGIKRIMKTPRQKTEPLEDIRGNLLVTPKQKTEQPECLTGVKHIFATPKQKLEPLEDLRGKLLKTPKARQSSDVSLDGVKELLQTPIHQSQMLGLATVERMMKTPKEKTAPVVDVAGMKRLPRTPKQRGEPVEDNFGIKRLMKSPRPRGNPPVEDFEGLQELMEEPVTYLTEQRPDKPSDAMETQPQSVIESNTTSTSASLDRTSVPGRRAKAAEPKQEETIELLEPSQNAMVSAPARGRRGKKPETKAPPAVRHTTRGRNAEIPESRNVEESLPESPKVAMKRRRPIKRAQEEAIELEQNPAAEEVATPEPEINSVPAIDVHGGPALVERAVLKPKRGRKPKQPEELAQQEQNLPKNADKDKSDNSSDAERVKLPEKENADTEVAETSLTQAKSVRGKRAKPVEAKEAEDTQEAKETSNGPVLPPVRGRRGKKMEPTTPVAVKQNTRTRNAKSQNTVDQPAVEAQAITEISNQAVTPQVSEKSNEKTTDPESSVQVTTKPLRGKKAKVASTEPEKDECPAANAETPQLIPSVGKPRRGRKPKPDVEEPAEVTEDTCLPVETKPPTRAKRGRSALLKEDKQIEDDKVTSQETTEHQEPPKKSRRTRKPEQEPLKTKEDMMVPEKEPSAEQSSVAAKPRRGGRKAKADAVIETPVKSSVRMADATEKPKRGRKGQQIPQETVPAKIPEHEEISVPSPQVHKPNQATQLKGEVSQTTPAKRGRRGTALPLGEPKQEPASEPVIPAKRGRRAAAKPKTDDGASGEANTSESLKADAQDPKTTKKAVKFKKDLEIHEIPKATPVKAVRGRKTKVPDQANASGKDGTKEASSTEEKTLSDDVVEPPKRGRRGAKVAEVVEEDIGAQQKNRRGRSAKK; translated from the exons ATGCCTCTGCATGGTAAAATAGTGGTTATTAAGAGGAGTGGAGGAGACGGGACTGAGTTTCCTCTGACTGCGTCGTGTTTGTTTGGAAG GAAGGCCGAATGCGACATTCGTATTCAGCTTCCTCAGGTCTCCAAGGAGCACTGCAGGATTGacttgaatgaaaataaagag ATCATTTTGACCAACCTGAGCTCAGCCAATCCGACGCGGGTCAACGGCGAGGCTCTGAGTCAGTCTGAGCGCTTGAAGCACGGCGATGTGATAACTATTGTCGATCGTTCTTTCAG GTTTGAGTATGCGCCTACACAAACACCGAAGAAGAGGACTTCTTCTGGGGCCAAGTCTGAAACCCTTAAG GTTCTTCGAGATCAGCAAGTGGCTCACAGTGTTGTTGCCGCGGACGCAGGAGAAAAGAGAATCCCTGAAGTCTCTACAG aCCCTCATCTCAAAGATGGAGCTAACTATAACAACATCCAGCGATCCTTGGAGAAAACCTTGGAATTGGAGTCCCAGGAAGATGAGAAGAACTCGCCATTCAGTGATCTGTATCAAATGATCAAAAAGTCGTTGGATGTCAAGACTCCTCGCAAGTCTTCCGCAAGTGTGGTTCAGACACCGTCCTCAAAGTTCTGCACTCCGAGACCGGGTTCGGTTGCCAAGAAGAGTGAAAAAGGGGTCGTTTTCACACCCAAGAAGGAAGAAGATTCCAAAGGTAAAACCCCAGAGTGTGTTAAGAAACGGGGGAAGAGCTTCCAGGTTCCTTCTGCTGAGGGCCCTGGACCCAGAGTGGAAGAAGCTGGAAAGTCTGAAGGTACTTCACAGCAGAGAAGAATCTCAACTCCTCAGAAATTCACCGCCTCAGAGGTTATTAAGCAGATAACGGCTTCAGAATCTAAGTCACCGGTCAGAAGGAGAAGCAAGGAATGCACACCGTCTAAATCTGGTGTGTCCATGGAGCAAGAAGAGCAAGCTGGAAAATCTCCCAAACTGGAAAATCCACCAAAGAGATCTCCTAAAAACTCAGGATCTGctgaaaaag cgaaaatgtccaaaaaacgcAAGAGCGAGGAGCTTGGGAAAGACCTGCCAAAACCAAACCTAAAAAGGAAACGAGTTTCCTTCGGAGGCCACCTCAGCCCAGAGTTATTTGACAAACGCCTGCCACCTGACTCTCCACTGCGTAAAGGGGCCAGTCCAAGGAGGAGTCTATCTCTCTATAGACCCAAACTGTCTCTTCTTAGGAGAGCTTCTGTCATTGGGTTGCTAAAA GAGCAGAGGACCCCGTCACCTAAGTTCAGAAAGAGTGCTTCTCCCAAGACTCCAACAGGGAAGGAATCACCAAAATCAAGGTCCACTTCCCCTGCTGAGAAGTCTCCCAGGTCCAAGTCAGCTTCACCCAAAGCCACACCTGGAAAAAAGTCTCCCAAGGCTGCAAGTCCAGCTCAGAAGACTCCCAAATCCAGGTCCGCTTCTCCCAAGGCTGCAAGTCCAGCTCAGAAGACTCCCAAATCCAGGTCCGCTTCTCCCAAGGCTGCAAGTCCAGTTGAGAAGACTCCCAAATCCAGGTCCGCTTCTCCCAAGGCTGCAAGTCCAGTTGAGAAGACTCCCAAATCCAGGTCTGCTTCTCCCAAGGCTGCAAGTCCAGCTCAGAAGACTCCCAAATCCAGGTCCGCTTCTCCCAAGGCTGCAAGTCCAGCTCAGAAGACTCCCAAATCCAGGTCCGCTTCTCCCAAGGCCTTGACCAGTGCAACACCAGTGAAAACATCTTTGAATTCAGGCATTCAAACCTCGTCCATCCAAGGTCGCTTCTCTGTCTCACGCATCAGGACCCCCTCTCCAACTACAGCAGTCGCTCAACAGATGCCTTTGCTTGCTGGTACCCCAAACATCCCTCTCAGGAGGAAGAGCATGAAGAGTGCCTCTCGGAGGACTTCAGGTGTTACCAGGAGTGCAGTAAAGGTCTTTCTGAGACAAAGTGGCATTTCACGGGCATCAATGAAAG CTCAAAGTTCCTGGGCAAATATTGTCAAATTTGGACAAACTAAGACGACAGCTGTTGCTCCAACTGAAAAGAAGATCATACAGAAACCTGTGAAGAAAGTTGTGTCCAAACCACAG ACCCCTGCCAGGAAACTAAAAGGCCATACAAGCACTGGACATGCAGACTCCCCTGCCACTATCCTTGTTGGGAGAGCTCACAAAAGAATCATTGTACATCCTACTGGAGCTGCACCAAAAGTGGTCATGAATCCTGCACTGTTCAAAAAGGACATGAAAATGGATGAAGATTTAACAG GACTCTCTGAGATGTTCAAAACTCCTGTAAATGAGAAGAGAAGAAGGTCTTTGGTCAGTGAGAGCAGTGCCAAGAAGACTCCAATAGCGACTTCTTCTATGGTAGAACCGTCGGTGCTGAACACCCCAGAGGAGCCAG ATGAAATGATGGTGTCTCCACTGAGTGTAGCTTCTACAGTAAAGAGTCAAAGGTACAACAGCGAGGCAATCCAGCGCCTTCTCAGTGGAGATGAAGAAGCAAGTTTTGTCTGTGATGCTCCTGCCTCGGACGTTTGTTCAGACTCTAAACACACAGATCCAAAGGCGGGCTCTCTTAAAACTCCCAAACAGAAGCCAGAATTACCTGCCTGTCTCACTGGGGTCAAGAGGATCATGAAAACACCAAGACAGAAGGCTGAGCCCATTGAAGATTTGAGAGGAAAACTCTTGAAAACGCCAAAACAGAAACCTGTGCAACAGGAATGTCTCACTGGAATCAAGAGGATCATGAAGACACCAAGACAGAAAACCGAACCTTTAGAGGACATCCGAGGAAATCTTTTGGTAACTcctaaacagaaaactgaacaaCCAGAGTGTCTCACTGGggtcaaacacatttttgcaactCCGAAGCAGAAGTTGGAACCTCTTGAAGACCTTCGGGGAAAACTGTTGAAGACTCCAAAAGCCAGACAGAGCTCTGACGTCAGCTTGGATGGTGTTAAGGAGCTTCTCCAGACACCAATCCACCAGTCCCAGATGCTGGGTCTTGCCACTGTTGAGAGAATGATGAAGACGCCCAAAGAGAAGACTGCTCCAGTTGTGGATGTGGCTGGTATGAAGAGGTTACCAAGAACTCCTAAACAGAGAGGTGAACCGGTAGAAGACAACTTTGGCATCAAAAGGCTGATGAAATCGCCAAGACCGAGAGGAAATCCACCAGTGGAAGACTTTGAGGGACTTCAGGAGCTCATGGAGGAGCCAGTGACCTACCTGACAGAGCAGCGGCCAGATAAG CCATCAGATGCCATGGAAACACAACCTCAAAGTGTCATAGAGAGCAATACAACTTCTACCAGCGCTTCTCTTGACAGAACATCTGTTCCGGGTAGGAGGGCAAAAGCTGCAGAACCCAAACAAGAGGAAACAATAGAACTGCTGGAACCTTCTCAAAATGCCATGGTGTCTGCACCAGctagaggaagaagaggaaagaaaccTGAGACCAAAGCGCCACCTGCTGTTAGACACACCACAAGAGGCAGGAATGCAGAAATCCCTGAAAGCAGAAATGTTGAAGAAAGTCTTCCAGAGTCTCCAAAGGTTGCTATGAAAAGACGAAGACCTATCAAAAGAGCCCAAGAGGAGGCAATAGAGCTAGAGCAGAATCCTGCTGCAGAAGAGGTAGCGACCCCAGAACCTGAGATCAATTCAGTGCCAGCCATTGATGTACATGGAGGTCCAGCACTTGTAGAGAGAGCAGTGCTGAAGCCCAAACGAGGAAGAAAACCCAAACAACCTGAAGAACTGGCACAGCAGGAGCAGAACCTTCCTAAGA ATGCAGATAAAGACAAGAGTGATAACTCATCAGATGCTGAGCGTGTGAAGCTACCTGAAAAGGAGAACGCAGATACGGAAGTTGCAGAAACTAGCTTGACTCAAGCAAAATCCGTGAGAGGCAAAAGAGCTAAACCCGTGGAGGCTAAAGAAGCTGAGGATACACAGGAAGCCAAGGAGACCTCCAATGGGCCAGTTCTTCCTCCAGtcagaggaaggagaggaaaaaagatgGAACCAACAACACCTGTTGCTGTTAAACAGAACACAAGAACCAGAAATGCAAAGTCTCAAAACACTGTCGATCAGCCAGCTGTTGAAGCACAAGCGATAACTGAGATTTCCAATCAAGCCGTGACTCCTCAAGTATCAGAGAAGTCCAATGAAAAGACAACGGACCCTGAAAGTTCAGTACAAGTGACAACCAAGCCACTCAGAGGGAAAAAAGCTAAAGTAGCATCCACTGAACCCGAGAAAGATGAATGTCCTGCTGCAAATGCTGAAACTCCTCAACTCATTCCTTCTGTTGGTAAACccaggagaggaagaaaaccCAAACCTGATGTTGAGGAGCCAGCTGAGGTGACAGAAGACACCTGTCTCCCCGTGGAGACCAAGCCTCCAACAAGGGCTAAAAGAGGAAGAAGTGCTTTATTAAAGGAGGACAAACAGATTGAGGATGACAAGGTGACTTCACAAGAGACCACCGAACATCAGGAGCCCCCTAAGAAATCACGGAGAACAAGAAAACCTGAGCAAGAGCCTctaaaaacaaaggaagacaTGATGGTCCCAGAAAAGGAACCTAGTGCTGAACAAAGTTCTGTTGCTGCAAAGCCCAGGAGAGGAGGACGGAAAGCTAAAGCAGATGCTGTCATAGAAACCCCTGTGAAGTCCTCAGTACGAATGGCTGACGCTACCGAGAAACCAAAACGAGGCAGAAAAGGACAACAAATCCCTCAGGAGACTGTCCCTGCCAAGATTCCTGAACATGAAGAGATCTCTGTGCCATCTCCTCAGGTCCATAAACCTAATCAAGCAACACAGTTGAAAGGCGAGGTTTCACAAACCACTCCAGCTAAGAGAGGCCGCCGGGGTACAGCTCTTCCTCTGGGGGAACCCAAACAAGAACCTGCTTCAGAACCAGTCATACCAGCAAAAAGAGGAAGACGGGCTGCGGCAAAGCCCAAAACGGATGATGGGGCCAGTGGTGAGGCAAATACCTCCGAAAGCTTGAAGGCTGATGCCCAAGACCCAAAGACGACCAAAAAGGCAGTCAAGTTCAAAAAGGACCTGGAAATCCATGAAATTCCAAAAGCTACGCCGGTGAAGGCCGTTCGAGGCAGGAAGACAAAAGTTCCAGACCAGGCTAACGCTAGCGGTAAAGACGGAACAAAGGAGGCCAGCAGCACTGAAGAGAAGACTCTCTCGGATGACGTCGTCGAGCCCCCCAAGAGAGGACGGCGAGGAGCGAAGGTTGCAGAGGTGGTGGAGGAAGATATTGGAGCACAGCAAAAAAACCGACGGGGGAGATCAGCAAAGAAATGA
- the mki67 gene encoding proliferation marker protein Ki-67 isoform X3, which translates to MPLHGKIVVIKRSGGDGTEFPLTASCLFGRKAECDIRIQLPQVSKEHCRIDLNENKEIILTNLSSANPTRVNGEALSQSERLKHGDVITIVDRSFRFEYAPTQTPKKRTSSGAKSETLKVLRDQQVAHSVVAADAGEKRIPEVSTDPHLKDGANYNNIQRSLEKTLELESQEDEKNSPFSDLYQMIKKSLDVKTPRKSSASVVQTPSSKFCTPRPGSVAKKSEKGVVFTPKKEEDSKGKTPECVKKRGKSFQVPSAEGPGPRVEEAGKSEGTSQQRRISTPQKFTASEVIKQITASESKSPVRRRSKECTPSKSGVSMEQEEQAGKSPKLENPPKRSPKNSGSAEKAKMSKKRKSEELGKDLPKPNLKRKRVSFGGHLSPELFDKRLPPDSPLRKGASPRRSLSLYRPKLSLLRRASVIGLLKEQRTPSPKFRKSASPKTPTGKESPKSRSTSPAEKSPRSKSASPKATPGKKSPKAASPAQKTPKSRSASPKAASPVEKTPKSRSASPKAASPVEKTPKSRSASPKAASPAQKTPKSRSASPKAASPAQKTPKSRSASPKALTSATPVKTSLNSGIQTSSIQGRFSVSRIRTPSPTTAVAQQMPLLAGTPNIPLRRKSMKSASRRTSGVTRSAVKVFLRQSGISRASMKAQSSWANIVKFGQTKTTAVAPTEKKIIQKPVKKVVSKPQTPARKLKGHTSTGHADSPATILVGRAHKRIIVHPTGAAPKVVMNPALFKKDMKMDEDLTGLSEMFKTPVNEKRRRSLVSESSAKKTPIATSSMVEPSVLNTPEEPDEMMVSPLSVASTVKSQRYNSEAIQRLLSGDEEASFVCDAPASDVCSDSKHTDPKAGSLKTPKQKPELPACLTGVKRIMKTPRQKAEPIEDLRGKLLKTPKQKPVQQECLTGIKRIMKTPRQKTEPLEDIRGNLLVTPKQKTEQPECLTGVKHIFATPKQKLEPLEDLRGKLLKTPKARQSSDVSLDGVKELLQTPIHQSQMLGLATVERMMKTPKEKTAPVVDVAGMKRLPRTPKQRGEPVEDNFGIKRLMKSPRPRGNPPVEDFEGLQELMEEPVTYLTEQRPDKPSDAMETQPQSVIESNTTSTSASLDRTSVPGRRAKAAEPKQEETIELLEPSQNAMVSAPARGRRGKKPETKAPPAVRHTTRGRNAEIPESRNVEESLPESPKVAMKRRRPIKRAQEEAIELEQNPAAEEVATPEPEINSVPAIDVHGGPALVERAVLKPKRGRKPKQPEELAQQEQNLPKNADKDKSDNSSDAERVKLPEKENADTEVAETSLTQAKSVRGKRAKPVEAKEAEDTQEAKETSNGPVLPPVRGRRGKKMEPTTPVAVKQNTRTRNAKSQNTVDQPAVEAQAITEISNQAVTPQVSEKSNEKTTDPESSVQVTTKPLRGKKAKVASTEPEKDECPAANAETPQLIPSVGKPRRGRKPKPDVEEPAEVTEDTCLPVETKPPTRAKRGRSALLKEDKQIEDDKVTSQETTEHQEPPKKSRRTRKPEQEPLKTKEDMMVPEKEPSAEQSSVAAKPRRGGRKAKADAVIETPVKSSVRMADATEKPKRGRKGQQIPQETVPAKIPEHEEISVPSPQVHKPNQATQLKGEVSQTTPAKRGRRGTALPLGEPKQEPASEPVIPAKRGRRAAAKPKTDDGASGEANTSESLKADAQDPKTTKKAVKFKKDLEIHEIPKATPVKAVRGRKTKVPDQANASGKDGTKEASSTEEKTLSDDVVEPPKRGRRGAKVAEVVEEDIGAQQKNRRGRSAKK; encoded by the exons ATGCCTCTGCATGGTAAAATAGTGGTTATTAAGAGGAGTGGAGGAGACGGGACTGAGTTTCCTCTGACTGCGTCGTGTTTGTTTGGAAG GAAGGCCGAATGCGACATTCGTATTCAGCTTCCTCAGGTCTCCAAGGAGCACTGCAGGATTGacttgaatgaaaataaagag ATCATTTTGACCAACCTGAGCTCAGCCAATCCGACGCGGGTCAACGGCGAGGCTCTGAGTCAGTCTGAGCGCTTGAAGCACGGCGATGTGATAACTATTGTCGATCGTTCTTTCAG GTTTGAGTATGCGCCTACACAAACACCGAAGAAGAGGACTTCTTCTGGGGCCAAGTCTGAAACCCTTAAG GTTCTTCGAGATCAGCAAGTGGCTCACAGTGTTGTTGCCGCGGACGCAGGAGAAAAGAGAATCCCTGAAGTCTCTACAG aCCCTCATCTCAAAGATGGAGCTAACTATAACAACATCCAGCGATCCTTGGAGAAAACCTTGGAATTGGAGTCCCAGGAAGATGAGAAGAACTCGCCATTCAGTGATCTGTATCAAATGATCAAAAAGTCGTTGGATGTCAAGACTCCTCGCAAGTCTTCCGCAAGTGTGGTTCAGACACCGTCCTCAAAGTTCTGCACTCCGAGACCGGGTTCGGTTGCCAAGAAGAGTGAAAAAGGGGTCGTTTTCACACCCAAGAAGGAAGAAGATTCCAAAGGTAAAACCCCAGAGTGTGTTAAGAAACGGGGGAAGAGCTTCCAGGTTCCTTCTGCTGAGGGCCCTGGACCCAGAGTGGAAGAAGCTGGAAAGTCTGAAGGTACTTCACAGCAGAGAAGAATCTCAACTCCTCAGAAATTCACCGCCTCAGAGGTTATTAAGCAGATAACGGCTTCAGAATCTAAGTCACCGGTCAGAAGGAGAAGCAAGGAATGCACACCGTCTAAATCTGGTGTGTCCATGGAGCAAGAAGAGCAAGCTGGAAAATCTCCCAAACTGGAAAATCCACCAAAGAGATCTCCTAAAAACTCAGGATCTGctgaaaaag cgaaaatgtccaaaaaacgcAAGAGCGAGGAGCTTGGGAAAGACCTGCCAAAACCAAACCTAAAAAGGAAACGAGTTTCCTTCGGAGGCCACCTCAGCCCAGAGTTATTTGACAAACGCCTGCCACCTGACTCTCCACTGCGTAAAGGGGCCAGTCCAAGGAGGAGTCTATCTCTCTATAGACCCAAACTGTCTCTTCTTAGGAGAGCTTCTGTCATTGGGTTGCTAAAA GAGCAGAGGACCCCGTCACCTAAGTTCAGAAAGAGTGCTTCTCCCAAGACTCCAACAGGGAAGGAATCACCAAAATCAAGGTCCACTTCCCCTGCTGAGAAGTCTCCCAGGTCCAAGTCAGCTTCACCCAAAGCCACACCTGGAAAAAAGTCTCCCAAG GCTGCAAGTCCAGCTCAGAAGACTCCCAAATCCAGGTCCGCTTCTCCCAAGGCTGCAAGTCCAGTTGAGAAGACTCCCAAATCCAGGTCCGCTTCTCCCAAGGCTGCAAGTCCAGTTGAGAAGACTCCCAAATCCAGGTCTGCTTCTCCCAAGGCTGCAAGTCCAGCTCAGAAGACTCCCAAATCCAGGTCCGCTTCTCCCAAGGCTGCAAGTCCAGCTCAGAAGACTCCCAAATCCAGGTCCGCTTCTCCCAAGGCCTTGACCAGTGCAACACCAGTGAAAACATCTTTGAATTCAGGCATTCAAACCTCGTCCATCCAAGGTCGCTTCTCTGTCTCACGCATCAGGACCCCCTCTCCAACTACAGCAGTCGCTCAACAGATGCCTTTGCTTGCTGGTACCCCAAACATCCCTCTCAGGAGGAAGAGCATGAAGAGTGCCTCTCGGAGGACTTCAGGTGTTACCAGGAGTGCAGTAAAGGTCTTTCTGAGACAAAGTGGCATTTCACGGGCATCAATGAAAG CTCAAAGTTCCTGGGCAAATATTGTCAAATTTGGACAAACTAAGACGACAGCTGTTGCTCCAACTGAAAAGAAGATCATACAGAAACCTGTGAAGAAAGTTGTGTCCAAACCACAG ACCCCTGCCAGGAAACTAAAAGGCCATACAAGCACTGGACATGCAGACTCCCCTGCCACTATCCTTGTTGGGAGAGCTCACAAAAGAATCATTGTACATCCTACTGGAGCTGCACCAAAAGTGGTCATGAATCCTGCACTGTTCAAAAAGGACATGAAAATGGATGAAGATTTAACAG GACTCTCTGAGATGTTCAAAACTCCTGTAAATGAGAAGAGAAGAAGGTCTTTGGTCAGTGAGAGCAGTGCCAAGAAGACTCCAATAGCGACTTCTTCTATGGTAGAACCGTCGGTGCTGAACACCCCAGAGGAGCCAG ATGAAATGATGGTGTCTCCACTGAGTGTAGCTTCTACAGTAAAGAGTCAAAGGTACAACAGCGAGGCAATCCAGCGCCTTCTCAGTGGAGATGAAGAAGCAAGTTTTGTCTGTGATGCTCCTGCCTCGGACGTTTGTTCAGACTCTAAACACACAGATCCAAAGGCGGGCTCTCTTAAAACTCCCAAACAGAAGCCAGAATTACCTGCCTGTCTCACTGGGGTCAAGAGGATCATGAAAACACCAAGACAGAAGGCTGAGCCCATTGAAGATTTGAGAGGAAAACTCTTGAAAACGCCAAAACAGAAACCTGTGCAACAGGAATGTCTCACTGGAATCAAGAGGATCATGAAGACACCAAGACAGAAAACCGAACCTTTAGAGGACATCCGAGGAAATCTTTTGGTAACTcctaaacagaaaactgaacaaCCAGAGTGTCTCACTGGggtcaaacacatttttgcaactCCGAAGCAGAAGTTGGAACCTCTTGAAGACCTTCGGGGAAAACTGTTGAAGACTCCAAAAGCCAGACAGAGCTCTGACGTCAGCTTGGATGGTGTTAAGGAGCTTCTCCAGACACCAATCCACCAGTCCCAGATGCTGGGTCTTGCCACTGTTGAGAGAATGATGAAGACGCCCAAAGAGAAGACTGCTCCAGTTGTGGATGTGGCTGGTATGAAGAGGTTACCAAGAACTCCTAAACAGAGAGGTGAACCGGTAGAAGACAACTTTGGCATCAAAAGGCTGATGAAATCGCCAAGACCGAGAGGAAATCCACCAGTGGAAGACTTTGAGGGACTTCAGGAGCTCATGGAGGAGCCAGTGACCTACCTGACAGAGCAGCGGCCAGATAAG CCATCAGATGCCATGGAAACACAACCTCAAAGTGTCATAGAGAGCAATACAACTTCTACCAGCGCTTCTCTTGACAGAACATCTGTTCCGGGTAGGAGGGCAAAAGCTGCAGAACCCAAACAAGAGGAAACAATAGAACTGCTGGAACCTTCTCAAAATGCCATGGTGTCTGCACCAGctagaggaagaagaggaaagaaaccTGAGACCAAAGCGCCACCTGCTGTTAGACACACCACAAGAGGCAGGAATGCAGAAATCCCTGAAAGCAGAAATGTTGAAGAAAGTCTTCCAGAGTCTCCAAAGGTTGCTATGAAAAGACGAAGACCTATCAAAAGAGCCCAAGAGGAGGCAATAGAGCTAGAGCAGAATCCTGCTGCAGAAGAGGTAGCGACCCCAGAACCTGAGATCAATTCAGTGCCAGCCATTGATGTACATGGAGGTCCAGCACTTGTAGAGAGAGCAGTGCTGAAGCCCAAACGAGGAAGAAAACCCAAACAACCTGAAGAACTGGCACAGCAGGAGCAGAACCTTCCTAAGA ATGCAGATAAAGACAAGAGTGATAACTCATCAGATGCTGAGCGTGTGAAGCTACCTGAAAAGGAGAACGCAGATACGGAAGTTGCAGAAACTAGCTTGACTCAAGCAAAATCCGTGAGAGGCAAAAGAGCTAAACCCGTGGAGGCTAAAGAAGCTGAGGATACACAGGAAGCCAAGGAGACCTCCAATGGGCCAGTTCTTCCTCCAGtcagaggaaggagaggaaaaaagatgGAACCAACAACACCTGTTGCTGTTAAACAGAACACAAGAACCAGAAATGCAAAGTCTCAAAACACTGTCGATCAGCCAGCTGTTGAAGCACAAGCGATAACTGAGATTTCCAATCAAGCCGTGACTCCTCAAGTATCAGAGAAGTCCAATGAAAAGACAACGGACCCTGAAAGTTCAGTACAAGTGACAACCAAGCCACTCAGAGGGAAAAAAGCTAAAGTAGCATCCACTGAACCCGAGAAAGATGAATGTCCTGCTGCAAATGCTGAAACTCCTCAACTCATTCCTTCTGTTGGTAAACccaggagaggaagaaaaccCAAACCTGATGTTGAGGAGCCAGCTGAGGTGACAGAAGACACCTGTCTCCCCGTGGAGACCAAGCCTCCAACAAGGGCTAAAAGAGGAAGAAGTGCTTTATTAAAGGAGGACAAACAGATTGAGGATGACAAGGTGACTTCACAAGAGACCACCGAACATCAGGAGCCCCCTAAGAAATCACGGAGAACAAGAAAACCTGAGCAAGAGCCTctaaaaacaaaggaagacaTGATGGTCCCAGAAAAGGAACCTAGTGCTGAACAAAGTTCTGTTGCTGCAAAGCCCAGGAGAGGAGGACGGAAAGCTAAAGCAGATGCTGTCATAGAAACCCCTGTGAAGTCCTCAGTACGAATGGCTGACGCTACCGAGAAACCAAAACGAGGCAGAAAAGGACAACAAATCCCTCAGGAGACTGTCCCTGCCAAGATTCCTGAACATGAAGAGATCTCTGTGCCATCTCCTCAGGTCCATAAACCTAATCAAGCAACACAGTTGAAAGGCGAGGTTTCACAAACCACTCCAGCTAAGAGAGGCCGCCGGGGTACAGCTCTTCCTCTGGGGGAACCCAAACAAGAACCTGCTTCAGAACCAGTCATACCAGCAAAAAGAGGAAGACGGGCTGCGGCAAAGCCCAAAACGGATGATGGGGCCAGTGGTGAGGCAAATACCTCCGAAAGCTTGAAGGCTGATGCCCAAGACCCAAAGACGACCAAAAAGGCAGTCAAGTTCAAAAAGGACCTGGAAATCCATGAAATTCCAAAAGCTACGCCGGTGAAGGCCGTTCGAGGCAGGAAGACAAAAGTTCCAGACCAGGCTAACGCTAGCGGTAAAGACGGAACAAAGGAGGCCAGCAGCACTGAAGAGAAGACTCTCTCGGATGACGTCGTCGAGCCCCCCAAGAGAGGACGGCGAGGAGCGAAGGTTGCAGAGGTGGTGGAGGAAGATATTGGAGCACAGCAAAAAAACCGACGGGGGAGATCAGCAAAGAAATGA